The region TAAATTAATATTTAATATATTAACTGGAGGTTTGTATATAATGTTTAAGAAAAGAAGAAGAGAGTTAAAAACTATACTTGAAACCATCAACGACCTTGAATGTGAAGTTAATTCAGGCAACGGTAAAATTTCTAATGAAAATATTGAAGAACAAATATCTTCATTCTGTGAAGGCTTGAAAGAAGGCAAAAGAAAGCTCATAACAATTTTTGACAAAATTTTTAATGCAGCATTTTTAACAAGCAGTTTTGATTTGAAATTAAACTTCTACAGCGAAAAAATTACTGATACCAGTTCCAAGACAAGCCGTATATCCTCTGATGTACATTCAACAGCAGAAAACACCCTAAATTTAATAACCGGAATAACCAATGCCAACACCGCGCTTGTCAAAGCTTTAGAAAATATCTCATTAAAAGCAAACCACTTGCGCAATAATACCATCGAAAGCCAGAAAATAACGCAGCAAATTTCATTAAACAGCCAAAATGCATTAAAATATTCAAACAACATGAAAGTTGATTTTGAATCTCTTCAAAGTTCATTAGATAGAATGAAAGAAATTGTTGGTGGCATCTATGAAATATCTGATCAGACAAACCTTCTTGCATTTAATGCATCCATTGAGGCTGCTAGGGCTGGAGAGGCCGGGAGAAGTTTTTCAGTAGTAGCGGAAGAAATCAGAAAATTATCCGATACTACGAAAAACTTACTTTCCTCTATAAGTAGTATTGTTAATGATATTTATACCAATTCCGGTAAAAGTTCTGAAAGTATTGACCATACAGTTAATTCATTAAAAAGTATTAGCAATTCTATAGCCAATATGCTTTCTTCTATAGAGTCAAGCAATCAGGATATTACAGAAATTGCATCCAATCTTGAAAATATATCTGCTTCCAGCCAAGAAATAAACGCATCCCTGGAAGAAATTACTTCAACCATGAGTATCTTGAATGATAAAGCAAGTGATCTCAATAGTTATTCAGAGGATCTGGAAATAATGGGCAAAAGGATAGATGAACTATTTATGGATATAGAAGTTTTGGAAAACACAATAGACTCTACTGCAAAATTGTGCGGGGAAGTTATAAAAAATAGAATATATGGTATTCCAAACGAAAAATTTATGGAATTTATTGAAACTGCTATTAATAACCATAAAAAATGGATTAGTCAACTTGAATCCATGGTTGATACCATGGAGGTCAAGCCTTTGCAAACAGATGAACATAAGTGCAGTTTTGGCCACTTTTACTATTCCGTAAGCCCCTCTAACCCCGAAATATTGGATACATGGAAGAAGGTTGACCAACATCATAGAGCGGTGCATAATGCAGGCAGTATTGTAATAGGATACATAAAAAATAATGAGCGGTCAAAAGCACTACAAGCTATAGAAGAAGCCAGGAAATCATCGGAAGCTATGATTTTGCTTCTCACTGGGCTGGTTGAAAAGACAAAGACTTTAACAGAAATGAAACAATGTGTATTTTAACTCGAGGAATAGGTGAAAATATAGCCTATTACTCTTTTTTCAGTTTTATATCTTTACTGAATCTTAGACAATAAACTTTTTGTGGCTGTATAATAAAAAATAGTATAATACTTACAAAGAGTAATACCTTTTAAGATATATCAAAATAAAAGGGGGATTTCTAATAGTGAGTAAAAAAAAATAAAAAACCTACAAAAAAAGAAAACATCACATAAATCAAATGCCAATACTAGGAAAAAATTGCTTGAGAATTCTTTAAGGGA is a window of Bacillota bacterium DNA encoding:
- a CDS encoding CZB domain-containing protein, translated to MFKKRRRELKTILETINDLECEVNSGNGKISNENIEEQISSFCEGLKEGKRKLITIFDKIFNAAFLTSSFDLKLNFYSEKITDTSSKTSRISSDVHSTAENTLNLITGITNANTALVKALENISLKANHLRNNTIESQKITQQISLNSQNALKYSNNMKVDFESLQSSLDRMKEIVGGIYEISDQTNLLAFNASIEAARAGEAGRSFSVVAEEIRKLSDTTKNLLSSISSIVNDIYTNSGKSSESIDHTVNSLKSISNSIANMLSSIESSNQDITEIASNLENISASSQEINASLEEITSTMSILNDKASDLNSYSEDLEIMGKRIDELFMDIEVLENTIDSTAKLCGEVIKNRIYGIPNEKFMEFIETAINNHKKWISQLESMVDTMEVKPLQTDEHKCSFGHFYYSVSPSNPEILDTWKKVDQHHRAVHNAGSIVIGYIKNNERSKALQAIEEARKSSEAMILLLTGLVEKTKTLTEMKQCVF